GAAGTAGAGATGGCAATGAAATGTAAGGCAAAAAGAGGACAATTAGAGGGCTCTAAGGTGTTAGACTGCTCCAGAGCATGTAACTGTAAAGAACTGTCTAGCAGATGTGGAATTGAGCTCTGACCCCACAGTAGATGGCTTGTTCCTGCCATATGTAGGTATAGATTAAGATTTCCAACTGCAACTCTCTCTAGCACTGCAGGATAGATGCCTTAATCTGGATTCCTTACTTCCAAACTTCCTGCCCATTTTCTTGTTGAGGATTAAAAGATGACAGTGgcagacataaaaaggaaagggCAAAAGGGAAAGCCAGTGGGAAGGAAAAGCAGCACAGCTTGGTGACTGGTTAGATACAAAatcaaaggaaaggaagaaatcaaagatttcACTGAAGTTTGGGATGTAGATGGCGACAGTCGCCCCACCATCTGAAGTAAAAaaatctaaagggaaaaaattagtTTGTAAGGTATTTATGCTTAGTATGGGTATGTCTGAGATATCCAAATGAGACCATTTCTATGACAATTGGAGACTTTCTTATCTGTAATTTGTAAGACATGTCATGGCTGGTGATAAAGATTTTGAAGACAACCATGTAAGGAATCATCCAGATTCCATCTTTCTGCCTAAAATCCTAACCAAGAGCCTTGCACAGATTAGGTCCTCAATAGAAGTataaggaatgagtgaatgaatgaggtttACCTGTAGAAAGAGAAAGTCAGACAGCTATGCGCCGAACCGAAGTTATTATGTACAAATGCAGAAGTAGAGctaggggagagaagagaaaatatactaTAAAGGAAAAGTCCAAAGGATCAGGAAGCCCTAAGGGAAGTGCGTTGTCATGAAGGGAGTGTTGGAAGCTAGTCAACAGCAGGCAGCCCTACAAAGAGGGCTAGGGTCCTGGGCACTGGAGGAAGACCACCTGGTCTTTATCCCTCACACCTGGTGACCCTGGAGTGAGGCCATCTAGCATAATCGTTGATGGGACAGGGTTATTCTGTGGGATTAAGGAAGATATATAAATACAAGATAGAGCAATGAATGACACTCTTTGAAATTTAgggaagacagaaggagaagaagatagGTGAGCATGGTAACTAGAGGTGAAGTTAATGCCCATTTTAAAACTAAGATAATTTTAGTATGTTTGCAAACAAGAGAGAGACCTGATGATCCCCCCAATGTCATGGTTGGCTATGACTCCAGGATAAAGTTCCAGGAGCTATAGGTAGTTGTACAAACCCTTGCCTTATCTATTCCCTGACCAGCTGTACAATCTCACCTGTCCAAGCTTCCTTGAGATCCAGGTACACAAAATTGTTTACTACAAAATACATGCTCACCTCTCCAGCCTTTGCACTTAAGGCTATTTactttaacttaaatatttttttcttatcctctCAGCCTGGAAAACTCCAACACATTCTTTAGGGTCCAGTTCAAGCAATACCTTTTGCCAACTCCTCAGTGGGATGAGAAGTCCCTCCTCTGTGGTGCAAACTTAATATGCTGATTTCATGCATTTATCACATTACACTGTGTTGTGATATTTGACCCTCTCTCCCACTAAACTACTGAAGAAGAGTTACTTGCTTGTATTATATAGTACCTAGCATAtagtaagtgatcaataaattttaattaatgaaattgcagttataaatgaacaaaatcaccAAGAGGAGGGAGATAGAGGAGGAGGTAAATTTCTGACTTTCAGTCACATTTCACGCATGTAAAAAATGGCCTTGAAGACTGCAAATTAAATATCCAAACATGAAGAACTGATATAGCTCCATTACTGGCAATAGAACtaatatattctttattcttttttaaaaagatttttatttatttgaaagaagagagagcaaaaacaggggaggggcagagggacaaggagactgagcatggagcctgacatggggctcaatcccaggaccctgagatgaggacctgagctgaagtcagtcacttaactgactgagccacccaggtgcctgagaaCTAATATATTCTTAAGAATGATATACCTAATTAACTGAGATTCGTTAGAAGCCATAGCTCTTGCACTGATGCAGTGTCTGTAAGAGAAGAGATGCTTGCTTTTCCAGGATGAACACATTCTTAGGCAATCTGACATATTTCAGATTTATCAGAGCCAAGTCATTCTGATCTGCTGCAGTGTCATTCACAGAAGAGAGGATGTTGTGCTTACTCACTATGAATTCCAGTTTTCCTGTTCAACCTGTTCCAGCTGGTCAGGATGAAACTGCTATCCAGCCAGATGGAATCTTACTATAACTGTTCAATCCCTTAAAGATACTAAGATGAATCATGCAATGGAAGGGAAGTCCCGTGTGACTAACCTGATTTAGATGACATCCTTCAGCTTCTGCAGCTCTGCCAAGTCTTGGTTCTCCTCCACCTGGATTTCTAGAACTTGAGACCTTAAAATAGCCTTATCAATTGTCTAGTCCAAATCTTGGAGTCATTTCTCTGACTTTGCCCTCTTCCCATGGAACTCAATCTCTTCTGAACTTCTCAATTTCCCCTCGATTCAACTCTTGACTTTCTGtattgctcattcattcattcattcactcacttaacACATACACAAGTGTCTTCAATGTCCCAGCCCCTATTCTTTACACTGAGtttactgcaatgaacatgacaGACCAGCTCTGTTCTCTCAATAATTTTCACTGCTTAGAGGTGGGACCACATCAGTTCCCAAGGACTTGACTCAACTCTGTTTGACTTTTTACTATGTGTTTATCTCAATTTTCAAGGATTTTATGTCTGGAGCTCCATATCCTGTCTCATGGTCATGTCTTGCCagcacctcaaactcaacatgtcctGGACCAAAcccaccctcttcctcccacaccaCTCCTGTCTTCAGGCTTTCTGTTTTGTCAATGGTATCATCGTTTCCTTGTCACCAGGCACAAAGCCTCAGAGACATTctaattatttcctctttttggtCCCAGTGCATCACCTGATTATGTCtattcttcttccttctggacAAATGGCTTTcacatctgttatttccttttcttacccaCTGCCATGTGCTGAGTTTGGATTCTCATTTCAAGCCAAGCCTGTTGCATCTTCTCACAGTGATGTGCTATATTCTCTCTGTTGACTTGTTCCTCTACAGCATCCTAGTCATTCCTGCCTAACTAGTTTTAGGGTCCTGTCAGAGAACACTGTAGGTATAGGCCAGCTGCTATCTTTCTGAAGTACTTCTTTCAAAACCATTTTCCTACCATCGCACTCTACAAATATGTACCGTCTCAAATCCTTTGTTTGACACTCAAAACCGTCAGTATTCTGGCCTCATCACTCCCTCTCCAAGAATGTGTCCTCATAGTCTTTCTACACCACCACCTCCCCTTggatttcctttctcctccttctgctcaAGCTTGAAATtactcccctccttcccagaaaTTCATACCGTAGCTCAGTGTTCAGAACATTGGTTTTAGACTCAGACATATCCAGTTCAAAACCCTGTTCTGCCAATTACAAGCTGTGCAACCATAGGATGTTTACCTAACAGCTCTGTTTCAATTTTCACAAAATGTAAGGGAAACCTAGCTGTGGaagagttgtgaggattaagtggaATAATGCCCAGGTCACAATACATGATCCATCTCACTACCAAATCTGTGTGCTTACCAGCTGGAATTCTGAGTGACTTCCTTAGTAGTGAAAGTCTCAGATGGAGCCAGTGTAAGCAAGCACCCCTTGAACACTGTAGCCTCGGCCTGCCAACTAGGCAGAAAACTGGTAAGCATGTGCTTTCCTGCTTTGTACAATGGCTCCCATTTTCTACCCAGACAGTGCgtcctcagaaaggccttccctggTCTTTACCTAAAATCCCACTTAATGTCTTAATGCACTCCACTTAATGTTtatacctcatcttctttattttcatcataaCACTTTTCACCATGTGAAATATTATCTTTCTTGATCACTTTCTTGCCTATCTTCACACTAGAAAGTGAAGCCCCCATGGCAGTTCCACACAGGCAGGATCCACATGGGCAATTCCCCATCAGCAGGCTCACACAGGTGGATTTACATGGATAGGGTCCCTATGGTATGTCCACATGGGCAAGTGTACAAGGGTAGGTCCATACAGGTGGGTCCACACAGATAAGGTCCCCATGGCAGGTCCCTATAGGCAGGTCCACAGGGGTAAAGTCCTCATGGCAAGTCCATATGGGCAAGTTCATGTGGCTGGGTCCACACAGGTCTGCATGGTCTCATTCTTTGTCTGCCCCTAGCATCACAAACAGCATCTGATGCAGTtgaaaaaatgcacaaaagaaaGAATCTCTGCCTCTCTGAAGTACCTCTATCCTCAGACCCAGCTCAGATTCCTTGAGCTCCCACAAGGTCTTGCGAATAACCCAGTCCACAATGATTTGTCCTCATTCGAAGCCCTGTAACAAATCCCCATCTATATTCAGTTGAACCCCTATGGCCATTGTCTATGCTATGTTCAGCTTGTGACATTTCTGGTTGTTAAGTATTGTCTGTATTTGAATATGAAGTTATTTCTCGTATGTGATGTTATCATTCATACCTTGTGTGATTATTTACCTTATTTCCCAAATCagactataaactccttgaggcCAAGACATACTACTGTGTATCTCCTAGAACGATTCAGCACAACACTTTCCTTGTGATGCACTAacaagtattcatttttttattgacttCTAATAGGTACCTGGCACAATTTTCAATGCCAGGGATGTGTGGCTCTAAATAATTAATTGGGAGACATTATTCAATTATTTCAGTGTGTAGGTTCAGAAGTGGCTCTTGGCTCTCTTGGAAGGCATTAGAAGGTTGGTCTAACCAGAGACTGTGGACTTGTTGGCTGAGTAACCTCAGATGGATCACAAACTCTCAGAGACTTTCCAATCTGCTAAACAGAGATGATAACACTTTTCTTACAGAATCATGAAAGAGATATATAATAACACCTTATAAACTGCTAAGTTCCATATAAATATCAGTTGTTACTATTACCACTAGAATAACATAATTTAAACTGAAACTGGAGCCATTGTGAATAAAATACATTCAATAACACTGCTACTATCTTATTATCCAAAGATAATAAGAAATCTGACTCTGGCTGTCACAATGTACTGAGTGACAACCTTTTAGAAGGACCTCACATTGCCAAATGCCAGCATTCCAGCCAGCATTCCTTGCGGGGGTTGGGGGAGTGCTGCTGCTACCTCAGTGGGAATGCCTGCACCAGGCATTATAGCTTTACCAACTACTGGACGTCAGAAAAGGCTGGGGGCCATGAACACAGAGCCCCAGCCCATCGAGAGCAGCTACCTGAGTTTCTGTAATGAAACTATTCTTTGAATGCCCAAATCTCTGTCGTGAAACCACCCCTGAGGTAGTCTGCTCAGATCAGGGATACATGAGCTGGTGGGACCGCCATCCATGGCCAGCACTTGATAGATACTAATATGCCTCATGCACAGGTGTGTACTCTCATTAGGATTCACATCTCTCTCAGTAAGTCATTGCCTTTCTTTCCCAAAACTCAGGCCTCAGCTTCCTGTGCAAGGGTCACCTCCTGCCTTCAGGCTAGCTTCACTCTGTCTATTCTGAGTCAAGCAGTGCTCCTTCCCAGCTCATCCCTCCACTGAGGCCTGAAACTTGTTGCTCCAACACACATCACTGGTGTGGGAGGGGCAGCTACACAGCTGATATCATCTGTTTGTAAACAGTTTCCACAAGTCACCTCCCACTAGGAATCACAGACTCTCAGAGATGGAAGTAGGGGCCCCTCCCACCCAGAGCAGGGCTGCCCTTCAGAGGCTCCCCGATAGGGGTCATTTGGCCTCCGCTCTAAACATCCTGGATGAATCAATGGCCCATCTCCTACCTCACCTCTGAGCAAATACTTTTGCTGGGTGGATGCCATGACAGAGCTTGCCAGTCATCGGGTTACTGATGGAGCAGCACCAAGGAGCCAGGCTTCAAGTTTCTATGAGCCTGGGTGTGACCAGAGGCCAGAGTGTCCCTTCCCCTGAATAGTGGTGATTTCTAAGGCAGTAGGATATGATGCCAATTCTTAAAACATGGACTTCAGAGTCAGACAGATCCTGGTTCAATTCTTATCTCCCTTGCTCACTATCTGGGGGCCTTGGACATTCACTAGCTGTGCGACTTTAGGCAAGTCCCTGAAACTCTCTGAACCCCAGTTATCTCAGATTTAAAACAATGGGGGAAGTAAAGTCTAGATTTTGAGATTACCATGAGGATCAACTGAGAGaatgtatgtaaagtgcctaGCCCTGTGCCTGGAACAAAGGACGTGCCCTATAAGTGGCCATGATTGTTCTTATTATCACTACCAGTATTACCATCTCCAGCATTCTGAACCAGCTGATACCACAGGGATGTTGTTTTCCCTGTTTCCTCTTTCCGTAAGTGAATAGGTAAGATCTATGCCCACAGGTCTGGGCTTCAGACATCAGGGTGACCTTGCCACCACCGTCACAGCCACCTCTAGAGAATGACATTGCCATGCTTCTGAGCATGGCCTATCGCACCCTACAGCCTCAGCAGTCCACAACTCCTGTTTGGACCTCAGCTGCATGGACAAGGCCCGAAAAGGGAACTTCCCAGGCTCCTGGAAGTTTCAGCTTAGGAAGGTTTCCTCACTCAGCAAGCAAAGCAGATGATCCCCTGTGGCAAAAGAAAGTCTCAGATTGCCTGATTCCAAAGTCTTGGAGAATTGCAGATCCGAATCTTTGCCATACAGAAGCTTGTGCAGGGCCTGATGGACCAGAGCGTGAGCACATCAGCCAGAAGGCTCTGGAAGTTCCACGGGACCAAAGCAGAGCAGTCAAGAGTATAAGCCTGGAGTGGGACACCCGGTCTTTTCCATCATGCATTGGCTGAGTGACTCTGAGCAAGTTACTTATCCTCggtttctcttctgtaaaatggggtaacagCACCTAACCCCACTGAGTCATTGTGAGAATGCAATGAGGTGGTACATGTCATGTCAAGcccttagaacagtgtctggctcCATTTGTGATTTCTGCTATCATAATTAAGTACCAGGAAGCCACTCTTGTTCAGGCATGAATTTGACTTTTCTCCCTTTTAGGTATGCCAAGCCAGGGCTAAGCGAGAGGTAGTGGACAGGGTAACAGAGCAGGAtaataaacacacaaatgaaaGAACGATAGAAAATGAAGTGTTCTTGGGAGGTAGAAGCTTTATTATGACAtggacatttattaagcatcaacTGTGTGCAAGCCCCTGCCGACAGTAGGGTCCAGCATTCCACCCACGGTGCTCAGGTTCCCGGGGAGGATAATCCCACAGGGATCAGGGAGTTTGGTGGGGTTGAGAACAGAGTGGGTTTTGGAACATCCAGTGCAGGTAGGTgtacggggtggggggggcacactCCAACCCAGGCCCGCGCAGCACGGCGACACGCAGCTGGGACTCCGGTGGGAAAGCAGGGCTCAGCGGCCAGCCTGGAGCAGCTCGCAGGGCGGCGAGGGCCTCAGCAGCCGCCGCAGCAGCCTTGGCTCTGGATGTCGCTGGAGCTCTGGCTGCCAGCCCCGCAGCAGCTGCAGCACCCGCTCCGACGCTGTCGGCGGCGTCTCCTGGGGAAGCAGCCGCAACCGCCGGAGCTACAGCAGCCTCCAGAGCCGCAGCAGCCGCTGCCCGAACCGCAGCAGCCACAGCAGGAGGACGAGGGTGCGGGTGCGGGTGCGGAAGCAGGACACGGAGCGGGGCCCTGGGCAGAACCCTTGGAAAAACCTTTGGCGGAAGCCGCGCTCTGC
This window of the Ailuropoda melanoleuca isolate Jingjing chromosome 2, ASM200744v2, whole genome shotgun sequence genome carries:
- the CRCT1 gene encoding cysteine-rich C-terminal protein 1: MSSQQSAASAKGFSKGSAQGPAPCPASAPAPAPSSSCCGCCGSGSGCCGSGGCCSSGGCGCFPRRRRRQRRSGCCSCCGAGSQSSSDIQSQGCCGGC